Proteins co-encoded in one Bacillus paramycoides genomic window:
- the nadD gene encoding nicotinate-nucleotide adenylyltransferase — translation MRKIGIIGGTFDPPHYGHLLIANEVYHALNLEEVWFLPNQIPPHKQGRNITSVESRLQMLELATEAEEHFSICLEELSRKGPSYTYDTMLQLTKKHPDVQFHFIIGGDMVEYLPKWYNIEALLDLVTFVGVARPGYTLHTPYPITTVEIPEFAVSSSLLRERYKEKKTCKYLLPEKVQVYIERNGLYES, via the coding sequence TTGAGAAAAATTGGCATCATTGGTGGTACATTTGATCCGCCACATTATGGACATTTGCTAATTGCAAATGAAGTATATCACGCTTTGAATTTAGAAGAAGTATGGTTCTTACCGAACCAAATTCCGCCGCATAAACAAGGGCGAAATATTACAAGTGTAGAAAGTCGTTTACAAATGTTAGAGCTTGCGACTGAGGCAGAGGAACATTTTTCTATTTGTTTAGAAGAGCTAAGCAGGAAGGGCCCATCTTATACGTATGACACTATGCTACAATTGACGAAGAAGCATCCGGATGTGCAGTTTCACTTTATTATTGGTGGAGATATGGTTGAGTATTTACCGAAGTGGTATAACATTGAGGCGTTACTTGATCTTGTAACGTTTGTTGGGGTTGCAAGACCTGGTTATACATTGCATACACCTTATCCTATCACCACAGTGGAAATTCCGGAGTTTGCAGTTTCTTCATCTTTATTACGTGAGAGATATAAAGAGAAGAAAACATGCAAATATTTACTTCCTGAAAAAGTACAGGTATATATCGAGAGGAATGGGTTGTATGAATCGTGA
- a CDS encoding YqeG family HAD IIIA-type phosphatase, which produces MKLFLPNEYVKNVYHVQPEDLKKRGIKGVITDLDNTLIEWDRPNATPQLEEWFLKMKEQGIQVTVVSNNNEQRVKDFADPLGIPFIHSARKPFVRAFKRAIQEMQLQPDEVVVIGDQLLTDVLGGNRVGLHTILVVPVAQTDGLVTRFNRKIERRIMRNMKKKGLINWEE; this is translated from the coding sequence TTGAAACTATTTTTACCAAATGAATACGTAAAAAATGTATATCATGTTCAACCAGAAGATTTGAAAAAGCGTGGTATTAAAGGCGTTATTACTGATTTAGATAACACTTTAATTGAATGGGATCGTCCAAATGCAACGCCACAACTTGAAGAATGGTTTTTGAAAATGAAAGAGCAAGGCATTCAAGTAACGGTCGTTTCAAATAATAATGAGCAACGAGTGAAAGACTTTGCTGATCCATTAGGTATTCCATTTATTCATAGTGCACGTAAGCCATTTGTTCGTGCGTTTAAGCGTGCGATACAAGAGATGCAGTTGCAGCCAGATGAAGTTGTAGTAATTGGGGATCAGTTACTAACGGATGTGCTAGGTGGAAATCGAGTAGGACTTCACACAATTTTAGTTGTACCGGTAGCACAAACGGACGGATTAGTAACGCGCTTTAATCGAAAAATTGAACGAAGAATTATGAGAAATATGAAGAAAAAAGGTTTAATTAACTGGGAGGAATAA
- a CDS encoding phosphatidylserine decarboxylase has product MRRTLYRLMIELTNGRFTSYILRKFAQSRLSSIIIPSYAKVFQINQDEMEKGLKEYRTLHELFTRKLKEGKRSIDTDASSIVSPVDGVFADHGPIEDTKTFDIKGKRYSIVDMLGNEERAQRYAGGTYMVIYLSPSHYHRIHSPLSGSVSERFVLGRKSYPVNAAGMEYGKEPLSKNYRSVTEVNSDGEHMALVKVGAMFVNSIELLHERDVVQKGEEMAYFTFGSTVVLLFEKDMIRVVQQLKSGQELRLGEKIATRLAHK; this is encoded by the coding sequence TTGCGACGTACATTATATCGACTTATGATCGAACTTACAAATGGTCGTTTTACTTCTTATATATTACGTAAATTTGCACAATCTCGTTTGAGCTCTATCATTATTCCATCGTATGCGAAAGTTTTTCAAATTAATCAAGATGAGATGGAAAAGGGTTTGAAGGAATATAGAACATTGCATGAATTATTTACGCGTAAGCTAAAAGAAGGAAAGCGTAGTATTGATACAGATGCATCGAGTATCGTTAGTCCTGTTGATGGTGTTTTTGCTGACCACGGTCCTATTGAGGACACAAAAACATTTGATATTAAAGGAAAGCGTTATTCGATTGTGGATATGCTAGGTAATGAAGAGCGTGCACAGCGATATGCAGGTGGTACATACATGGTTATTTATTTAAGCCCAAGTCATTATCATCGTATTCATAGTCCGCTTTCTGGTTCTGTGTCTGAAAGATTTGTACTCGGTAGAAAATCATATCCGGTAAATGCAGCTGGTATGGAGTACGGGAAAGAACCGTTGTCAAAAAATTATCGCTCTGTTACAGAAGTGAATAGTGACGGTGAGCATATGGCGCTTGTAAAAGTAGGAGCTATGTTTGTTAATAGTATTGAGCTGCTGCATGAAAGAGACGTTGTTCAAAAAGGTGAAGAAATGGCATACTTTACATTCGGTTCAACAGTTGTGTTATTGTTTGAAAAAGATATGATAAGAGTAGTGCAGCAATTAAAGAGTGGACAAGAGCTTCGCCTTGGTGAAAAAATTGCTACTCGATTGGCTCATAAATAA
- a CDS encoding transposase: MAKKGTTFNTYSNEIKVSAVQSYLNGEGSYDMIAEKYQIRSSTQLKNWVKKYKECGEITDTRGKNSEMKGIPNPLKGKRIHFKTVEEERDYYKAQVEYLKKQYPNL; encoded by the coding sequence ATGGCTAAAAAAGGTACAACATTTAATACATACTCAAATGAGATAAAGGTATCAGCTGTTCAAAGTTATTTAAACGGTGAGGGAAGCTACGATATGATAGCGGAGAAATATCAGATTAGAAGCTCTACACAACTTAAAAATTGGGTGAAAAAGTATAAAGAATGTGGTGAAATTACAGATACTCGTGGAAAAAATAGTGAAATGAAAGGTATACCAAACCCTTTAAAAGGCAAACGGATTCATTTTAAAACTGTTGAAGAAGAGCGTGACTACTATAAGGCTCAGGTTGAATATTTAAAAAAGCAGTATCCAAATCTGTAA
- a CDS encoding class I SAM-dependent DNA methyltransferase — protein sequence MNYEQFALLYDELMNDVPYDKWVEFTEESLQQADMKEAKILDVACGTGNVTLPLVQKGYDVIGVDLSEEMLAVAQQKLGGEGYFIPFYQQDMRELDVPGEFDCVTIFCDSLNYVLQEDGVQETFRRVFHHLRQDGLFLFDVHSLYKIHHVFQNETYTVNGEEISLIWNCFPGEESNSVEHDLTFFVQDPEEDVYHRFDECHVQRAYPVEELTKWLEEAGFTVLRVTGDFERLEVTEQTERIFFMAKKNG from the coding sequence ATGAATTACGAACAATTTGCATTGTTGTACGACGAACTAATGAATGATGTCCCTTATGATAAATGGGTAGAATTCACAGAGGAAAGCTTGCAGCAAGCGGATATGAAAGAGGCTAAGATTCTTGATGTAGCATGCGGTACTGGTAATGTAACACTTCCGCTTGTACAAAAAGGTTACGATGTAATTGGTGTCGATCTTTCAGAAGAAATGTTAGCAGTTGCTCAGCAAAAACTAGGCGGGGAAGGATATTTTATTCCTTTTTACCAACAAGACATGCGAGAGCTTGATGTTCCGGGTGAGTTTGACTGTGTAACGATCTTTTGTGATTCATTAAACTATGTATTGCAAGAAGATGGAGTGCAAGAAACATTTCGAAGAGTGTTTCATCATTTACGTCAAGATGGTTTGTTTTTATTTGATGTACATTCTTTATATAAAATACATCATGTATTTCAAAATGAAACATACACAGTGAATGGAGAAGAAATATCTCTTATTTGGAATTGCTTCCCTGGTGAAGAATCAAATAGTGTAGAACATGATTTAACATTCTTTGTTCAAGATCCGGAGGAAGATGTGTACCATCGTTTTGACGAATGTCACGTGCAACGTGCATATCCGGTTGAAGAGTTAACGAAATGGCTTGAAGAAGCTGGTTTTACAGTGCTTCGCGTAACTGGTGACTTTGAACGACTTGAAGTTACAGAACAAACAGAGCGTATTTTCTTCATGGCGAAGAAAAACGGATAA
- the sigK gene encoding RNA polymerase sporulation sigma factor SigK: MSLFAAIGYMVREVFVFVSYVKNNAFPQPLSSDDERKYLELMEQGDAQARNLLIEHNLRLVAHIVKKFENTGEDAEDLISIGTIGLIKAIESYSAGKGTKLATYAARCIENEILMHLRVLKKTKKDVSLHDPIGQDKEGNEISLIDILKSESEDVIDMIQLSMELEKIKEYIDILDEREKEVIVKRFGLGLDKEKTQREIAKALGISRSYVSRIEKRALMKMFHEFVRAEKEKKAKE; this comes from the coding sequence TTGAGTCTATTCGCCGCAATTGGATATATGGTTCGAGAAGTGTTTGTCTTTGTTTCTTATGTGAAGAATAATGCGTTTCCGCAGCCGTTATCATCAGACGATGAGAGAAAGTACTTAGAGTTAATGGAGCAAGGTGATGCTCAAGCGAGGAATTTGTTAATTGAACATAATTTACGGCTTGTAGCTCATATCGTTAAGAAATTTGAAAACACAGGGGAAGATGCAGAAGATTTAATTTCGATTGGTACAATCGGGCTTATTAAAGCGATCGAGAGCTATTCGGCAGGGAAAGGCACAAAACTTGCGACGTATGCAGCACGTTGTATTGAAAATGAAATTTTGATGCATTTACGTGTACTGAAGAAGACGAAAAAGGACGTTTCACTTCATGACCCGATCGGGCAAGATAAAGAGGGGAATGAGATATCGCTTATTGATATATTAAAATCAGAGTCTGAAGATGTAATTGATATGATCCAGCTTAGTATGGAGTTAGAAAAGATTAAAGAGTATATCGATATTTTAGACGAACGAGAGAAAGAAGTTATCGTGAAGCGTTTTGGACTGGGGCTTGATAAGGAGAAAACGCAACGAGAGATTGCAAAGGCACTCGGTATTTCCAGAAGCTACGTATCAAGAATTGAAAAGCGCGCTTTAATGAAAATGTTCCATGAATTTGTAAGAGCAGAGAAAGAGAAAAAAGCGAAAGAATAA
- a CDS encoding sporulation histidine kinase inhibitor Sda: protein MKTKHMEQLSTELLTESYYKAKELKLNPDFILLIKQEIIRRSLEDKLVKSS from the coding sequence TTGAAAACAAAACATATGGAACAGTTATCTACTGAGTTACTCACTGAGTCTTATTATAAAGCAAAAGAACTAAAATTAAATCCCGACTTCATTTTACTTATAAAACAAGAAATTATTAGACGCTCATTAGAGGACAAGCTTGTCAAATCGTCTTGA
- the rpmG gene encoding 50S ribosomal protein L33, whose translation MRVNITLACTECGDRNYISKKNKRNNPERIELKKYCPRLKRVTLHRETK comes from the coding sequence ATGCGTGTAAATATTACATTAGCTTGTACAGAGTGCGGTGATCGTAATTATATTTCTAAAAAAAATAAACGAAACAATCCAGAGCGCATCGAACTAAAAAAATATTGTCCACGATTAAAGCGAGTAACGCTACACCGTGAGACGAAGTAG
- the yqeH gene encoding ribosome biogenesis GTPase YqeH, whose protein sequence is MTETIKCIGCGVEIQTEDKNEVGYAPASSLEKEQVICQRCFRLKHYNEIQDVSLTDDDFLRILNGIGKSDALVVKIVDIFDFNGSWLPGLHRFVGNNKVLLVGNKADLIPKSVKHDKVKHWMRYSAKQLGLKPEDVFLISAAKGQGIAELADAIEYYRGGKDVYVVGCTNVGKSTFINRMIKEFSDETENVITTSHFPGTTLDLIDIPLDEESSLYDTPGIINHHQMAHYVGKQSLKLITPTKEIKPMVFQLNEEQTLFFSGLARFDYVSGGRRAFTCHFSNRLTIHRTKLEKADELYKNHVGDLLSPPTPEELENMPELVKYEFNIREPKTDVVFSGLGWVTVNEPGAKIVAHVPKGVSVSLRKSLI, encoded by the coding sequence TTGACTGAAACAATTAAATGTATTGGTTGCGGTGTAGAAATTCAAACAGAAGATAAAAATGAAGTGGGATATGCTCCTGCCTCATCTTTAGAAAAAGAACAAGTTATTTGCCAACGCTGTTTTCGTTTAAAACATTATAACGAAATTCAAGATGTATCATTAACAGATGATGATTTCCTACGTATTCTAAACGGAATTGGAAAATCGGATGCGTTAGTAGTTAAGATTGTAGATATTTTTGACTTTAATGGTAGCTGGTTACCTGGCTTACATCGTTTCGTAGGAAATAATAAAGTATTACTTGTTGGAAATAAAGCGGATTTAATTCCTAAGTCAGTAAAACATGATAAAGTAAAGCATTGGATGCGCTATAGTGCAAAGCAGCTAGGATTAAAGCCAGAGGATGTCTTTTTAATCAGTGCAGCGAAGGGACAAGGAATTGCTGAGCTGGCAGATGCAATTGAGTATTACCGCGGTGGAAAAGATGTTTACGTTGTTGGATGTACAAATGTAGGGAAATCAACATTTATTAATCGTATGATTAAAGAATTTAGTGATGAGACTGAAAATGTAATTACAACATCTCATTTCCCAGGAACAACGCTTGATTTAATTGATATTCCATTAGATGAAGAATCTTCTTTATATGACACGCCAGGTATTATTAACCACCATCAAATGGCTCACTATGTTGGAAAACAAAGCTTAAAGCTTATTACACCAACAAAAGAAATTAAGCCGATGGTGTTCCAATTAAATGAAGAACAAACATTGTTCTTTAGTGGACTGGCACGTTTTGATTATGTAAGTGGCGGACGTCGTGCATTTACTTGTCACTTCTCAAATCGTTTAACAATCCATCGTACAAAGCTTGAGAAAGCAGATGAATTGTATAAAAATCATGTTGGAGATTTACTAAGCCCGCCAACACCAGAAGAATTAGAAAATATGCCGGAGCTAGTGAAATACGAGTTTAATATTCGTGAACCAAAAACGGATGTTGTATTCTCTGGATTAGGATGGGTTACTGTGAACGAACCGGGAGCAAAAATTGTTGCACACGTACCAAAAGGAGTAAGTGTTTCATTGCGTAAATCTTTAATTTAA
- a CDS encoding ComE operon protein 2 translates to MERISWDQYFMTQSHLLSLRSTCTRLAVGATIVRDKRIIAGGYNGSIKGGVHCIDDGCYVIDNHCVRTIHAEMNALLQCAKFGVKTEEAEIYVTHFPCLQCCKAIIQSGITAVYYAQDYKNHPYAIELFEKANVTVKHVPLEYDIAALEDQKRHMELKELFASLEKENLSMEELQHVFTKAKMML, encoded by the coding sequence ATGGAACGAATTTCATGGGATCAATATTTTATGACGCAAAGCCATTTGCTATCTTTACGTAGTACATGTACAAGGCTTGCAGTAGGGGCGACAATCGTTCGTGATAAACGAATTATTGCTGGTGGATATAATGGTTCAATTAAAGGTGGCGTACATTGTATAGATGATGGATGCTACGTTATTGATAATCATTGTGTTCGTACAATTCATGCAGAAATGAATGCTTTATTACAATGTGCAAAGTTTGGTGTGAAAACGGAGGAAGCGGAAATTTATGTTACGCATTTTCCTTGTTTACAATGCTGTAAGGCAATTATTCAAAGCGGTATTACAGCAGTTTATTATGCGCAGGATTATAAAAATCATCCATATGCCATAGAGTTATTTGAAAAAGCGAATGTAACAGTGAAACACGTTCCGCTAGAATATGATATTGCAGCATTAGAGGATCAAAAGCGTCATATGGAGTTAAAAGAACTATTCGCATCTTTAGAAAAAGAGAACTTATCAATGGAAGAATTACAGCATGTATTCACGAAAGCAAAAATGATGCTATAA
- a CDS encoding IS3 family transposase, translating into MELLKRKYPVIWLTNFANVHRSSYYKWVHTKSVNNTRLESDKRLKKVIQSIHVKHKEYGYPRMKIALQEEGYFINHKKVYRLMSALNIQSIIRKKRRFFKGNYSNTFPNVLNREFKDRQQNEALVTDITYLRFQEGFRYLSVVQDIYNNEVVSWKISKRNDNELVLDTIEMLAQKRDVRGTILHSDQGFQYTSHAYNKRLLDLGIIGSHSRKGNYHDNACIESFFSHFKSEMLYLNHFKTEADLIQAIEEYIYFYNYKRFQKRLNHRAPIEYRISMAA; encoded by the coding sequence ATTGAATTACTAAAGAGAAAATATCCTGTTATATGGCTTACTAATTTTGCGAATGTACATCGCTCAAGTTACTATAAGTGGGTTCATACAAAAAGTGTGAACAACACGCGACTAGAATCCGATAAACGATTAAAAAAGGTAATTCAATCTATTCACGTAAAGCACAAAGAATATGGTTATCCACGTATGAAAATCGCTTTACAAGAAGAGGGTTATTTTATAAATCACAAAAAAGTATATCGATTAATGAGTGCGCTCAACATTCAGTCTATTATTCGGAAGAAGCGTCGCTTCTTTAAAGGGAATTATTCTAATACTTTTCCAAATGTTTTAAACCGTGAATTCAAAGATCGCCAGCAAAATGAAGCGCTTGTTACAGACATTACCTACCTACGATTTCAAGAGGGCTTCCGCTATCTTTCTGTTGTACAAGATATTTATAATAACGAAGTTGTTTCTTGGAAAATTTCCAAGCGTAATGATAATGAACTTGTATTAGATACAATTGAAATGCTGGCACAAAAAAGAGATGTGCGTGGAACCATTCTCCATTCAGATCAGGGATTCCAGTACACATCTCATGCCTACAACAAACGACTTTTAGATTTAGGTATCATTGGCAGCCACTCTCGCAAAGGAAACTACCATGATAATGCCTGTATCGAGTCATTTTTCTCCCATTTTAAATCGGAGATGTTGTATTTGAATCATTTTAAAACAGAAGCGGATTTAATACAAGCAATTGAAGAATATATTTATTTTTATAACTATAAACGTTTCCAAAAACGACTCAACCATCGAGCTCCGATAGAATATCGAATCTCGATGGCTGCTTAG
- the rsfS gene encoding ribosome silencing factor gives MKDKDLLVLAAKAADDKRAEDMVVLNMQGISPIADYFIICHGNSDKQVQAIAREIKAKAHEFQIDVQRMEGFDEARWVLVDLGDVVAHVFHKDERNHYNLERLWGDVPREDITEELGQ, from the coding sequence ATGAAAGATAAAGATTTATTAGTATTAGCGGCAAAAGCAGCTGATGATAAGAGAGCAGAAGATATGGTTGTCCTAAATATGCAAGGTATTTCACCAATTGCAGATTATTTCATTATTTGTCACGGTAACTCAGATAAGCAAGTACAAGCAATTGCACGTGAAATTAAAGCAAAAGCACACGAGTTCCAAATCGACGTACAACGTATGGAAGGTTTTGACGAAGCGCGCTGGGTATTAGTTGACCTTGGAGATGTAGTTGCTCATGTATTCCATAAAGATGAGCGTAATCACTATAATTTAGAACGTCTATGGGGCGATGTGCCGCGTGAAGATATTACAGAAGAGCTAGGCCAATGA
- the aroE gene encoding shikimate dehydrogenase — protein sequence MKQLYGVIGNPIGHSLSPVMHNDAFEHLNMDAHYHAFLVKEEELGEAVRGLKALGISGFNVTTPHKVAIMDCLDEIDPLAKQIGAVNTVVHKDGKLIGYNTDGIGFVRALQSISSEPLQEKRILLLGAGGASRAIYFSLADVGVKEIDVANRTVDKAKELIAACTATVHSVALSLEKATEEQGNYDIIIQTTTIGMHPRVEHTPLQISSLKKGTIVSDIIYNPFETKILCEAKEQGAIIQNGIDMFVYQGALAFEMWTGRAPNIERMKQLVIRKLGG from the coding sequence ATGAAACAATTATATGGCGTAATCGGAAATCCAATTGGACATTCATTATCACCCGTTATGCATAACGATGCATTTGAACACTTGAATATGGATGCCCATTATCATGCCTTTCTTGTTAAAGAGGAAGAGCTAGGGGAAGCAGTACGAGGTTTAAAAGCATTAGGTATTTCAGGATTTAATGTAACAACTCCGCACAAAGTTGCGATTATGGATTGTTTGGATGAGATTGACCCGCTAGCAAAACAAATTGGTGCAGTAAATACAGTGGTTCATAAGGATGGAAAGTTGATTGGCTACAATACAGACGGGATTGGTTTTGTCCGAGCACTGCAGTCTATTAGTAGTGAACCACTTCAAGAGAAACGTATTTTATTGCTTGGCGCAGGTGGTGCTAGTCGAGCGATTTATTTTTCTCTTGCGGATGTAGGTGTGAAAGAGATTGATGTAGCTAATCGTACAGTAGATAAGGCGAAAGAACTTATTGCTGCATGTACGGCTACTGTTCATTCTGTTGCTTTATCATTAGAAAAGGCAACAGAAGAACAAGGAAATTATGATATTATCATTCAGACGACAACAATAGGTATGCATCCACGCGTCGAACATACGCCATTACAAATTTCTTCGTTAAAAAAAGGAACGATTGTATCAGATATAATTTATAATCCATTTGAAACGAAAATTTTATGTGAGGCGAAAGAGCAAGGTGCAATCATTCAAAATGGTATTGATATGTTTGTTTATCAAGGGGCACTTGCATTTGAAATGTGGACGGGCCGCGCGCCAAATATCGAACGAATGAAACAATTAGTTATAAGAAAGCTTGGAGGCTAA
- the comER gene encoding late competence protein ComER → MNIGIIGTGNMGNILIDAFLETRAVKPSCLTIINRTPAKAYHIKEKYPSVHIAKTIDEVIERSHLIFICVKPIDIYPILQKYAEHFSDEKCLVSITSPISPSQLETLVPCHVARIIPSITNRALSGASLFTFGSKCSEEWQQKLFRLFKNISTPLVIEEDITRVSSDIASCGPAFFSYLLQCFINAAVDKTNITHEEATTLVSEMVVGMGKLLEKGIFTLPTLQEKVCVKGGVTGEGIRVLEEHVGDMFHKLIERTHEKFDEDLKCVDQQFNKHT, encoded by the coding sequence TTGAACATAGGAATTATAGGGACAGGAAACATGGGGAATATACTAATCGATGCATTTTTAGAAACCCGTGCTGTCAAACCTTCGTGCCTTACAATCATTAATCGAACGCCCGCCAAAGCATATCATATAAAGGAAAAATACCCTTCTGTTCATATAGCCAAAACTATTGATGAGGTAATTGAACGATCACATCTTATTTTTATTTGCGTAAAGCCGATAGATATATACCCGATCCTACAAAAATACGCTGAACATTTTTCTGATGAAAAGTGCTTAGTTTCTATCACAAGTCCAATATCCCCATCACAATTAGAGACACTTGTACCTTGCCATGTTGCCCGTATTATTCCGAGCATTACAAACCGCGCCCTATCTGGCGCATCACTATTTACATTCGGAAGTAAATGTTCTGAAGAGTGGCAACAAAAACTATTTCGTCTATTCAAAAACATTTCTACTCCCCTTGTAATAGAAGAAGATATAACGCGCGTTTCATCTGATATAGCAAGCTGCGGCCCTGCATTCTTTAGTTATTTATTACAATGTTTCATTAACGCTGCTGTAGATAAAACAAATATTACACATGAAGAAGCCACTACTTTAGTAAGTGAAATGGTCGTCGGAATGGGTAAACTACTCGAAAAAGGGATTTTCACATTGCCTACTTTACAAGAAAAAGTATGTGTTAAAGGCGGCGTTACAGGAGAAGGTATTCGTGTTTTAGAAGAACATGTTGGGGATATGTTTCACAAATTAATCGAGCGGACACACGAAAAATTTGATGAAGATTTAAAATGCGTTGATCAGCAATTCAATAAACACACATAA
- a CDS encoding helix-hairpin-helix domain-containing protein: MMWDFPKKWLGLVAIMGTVLFLLFWKPNEHTERSVIATDEQVKEIDKKSKPKISDIKQQKKIIVIDMKGAVVKEGVYEMKEGDRVKDAIEKAGGFLPEADRMKVNLAKMVQDQMILYVPNKNEQAQEVAAVSKGEGKVQINAASKEQLEKITGIGSRKAESILKYREEHGPFQKIEDLLEIDGIGVKSLEKIKDQIIIP, translated from the coding sequence ATGATGTGGGATTTTCCAAAGAAATGGTTAGGATTAGTAGCTATTATGGGAACTGTACTTTTTCTTCTTTTCTGGAAACCGAACGAGCATACAGAGCGGTCAGTCATTGCAACGGATGAGCAAGTGAAAGAGATAGACAAAAAAAGTAAACCGAAAATATCGGATATAAAGCAGCAGAAAAAAATAATTGTAATTGATATGAAAGGGGCTGTTGTTAAAGAGGGAGTGTATGAAATGAAAGAAGGGGACCGGGTCAAGGATGCCATTGAAAAGGCAGGTGGTTTTTTGCCCGAGGCAGATAGGATGAAGGTGAATTTAGCAAAAATGGTACAAGACCAAATGATTCTTTACGTACCGAATAAAAACGAACAAGCGCAAGAAGTAGCTGCTGTTTCAAAGGGAGAGGGCAAAGTTCAAATAAATGCAGCTTCTAAAGAACAACTTGAAAAAATTACAGGTATCGGTTCTCGGAAAGCGGAAAGTATTTTGAAATATCGAGAGGAACATGGTCCGTTTCAGAAAATAGAAGATTTGTTAGAGATTGACGGGATTGGTGTGAAGTCTTTGGAAAAGATAAAAGATCAAATTATTATTCCGTAA
- the yqeK gene encoding bis(5'-nucleosyl)-tetraphosphatase (symmetrical) YqeK has product MNREKALHIVKQQMHEKRYIHTIGVMETAIELAKLYGVDEKKAEVAAIFHDYAKCRAISEMEEIIKSEDLPKDLLCYNKELWHAPVGAYLVEKEVGITDPEILQAITYHTSGHEKMTMLDKVIYVADYIEPGRKFPGVEEARKLAYTDINQALLFALKRTIQFLMEKDQTIYPLTFQTYNAVIKEEMSK; this is encoded by the coding sequence ATGAATCGTGAGAAAGCACTTCATATTGTCAAACAACAAATGCATGAAAAGCGTTATATACACACAATTGGTGTAATGGAAACAGCAATTGAACTTGCTAAGTTATACGGTGTGGATGAAAAAAAGGCTGAAGTTGCAGCTATATTCCATGATTATGCGAAGTGTAGAGCGATTTCAGAGATGGAAGAGATCATTAAAAGTGAAGATTTGCCGAAAGATTTACTTTGTTACAACAAAGAGTTATGGCATGCACCTGTTGGGGCATACTTAGTAGAAAAAGAAGTAGGCATTACGGATCCTGAAATCCTGCAAGCTATTACATATCATACAAGTGGTCATGAGAAAATGACGATGTTAGATAAAGTAATTTATGTAGCGGATTACATTGAGCCTGGTCGAAAGTTTCCAGGAGTGGAGGAAGCTCGTAAACTCGCATATACGGATATAAATCAAGCTTTATTATTTGCGTTAAAGAGAACAATTCAATTTTTAATGGAAAAAGATCAAACGATTTATCCATTAACATTCCAAACATACAACGCAGTTATCAAGGAGGAAATGAGTAAATGA
- the yhbY gene encoding ribosome assembly RNA-binding protein YhbY, whose product MLTGKQKRFLRAQAHHLTPIFQVGKGGVNENMIKQIADTLEARELFKVSVLQNCEFDRREVAEELAKGARAEIVQVIGSTIVLYKESRENKQIKLPR is encoded by the coding sequence ATGTTAACAGGAAAACAAAAAAGATTTTTACGTGCACAAGCACATCATTTAACACCGATTTTTCAAGTAGGAAAAGGCGGAGTAAATGAAAATATGATTAAACAAATCGCAGATACTTTAGAAGCTCGTGAGTTATTTAAAGTAAGTGTGCTACAAAACTGTGAATTCGATCGCCGTGAAGTTGCAGAAGAACTTGCAAAAGGTGCACGTGCTGAAATCGTTCAAGTAATTGGAAGCACAATCGTTTTATACAAAGAGTCAAGAGAAAATAAACAAATTAAGCTTCCTCGATAA